Proteins from a single region of Microbacterium sp. zg-Y818:
- a CDS encoding HAD hydrolase-like protein has product MPLRSPFSCVLWDVDGTIVDASEGILRRLAVTLEHFGHPAPTYAELVHWIGPPMFESFQTNVGMTPEQSTEAVAFYRTLGKADGYTTGARLYPGIAELIADLAAAGVPQGTASSKPEIQVRALMDHFALAPYFASITGATSDERTLATKADIIAESLRRLRVAGVDTSRPVLIGDRHHDVDGGAVHDVPVIFVRWGFSWPHESEGATAVVDSVEELRSLLLVEDAG; this is encoded by the coding sequence ATGCCGCTGCGCTCCCCTTTCTCGTGCGTCCTGTGGGACGTCGACGGCACGATCGTCGACGCGTCCGAGGGCATCCTGCGGCGTCTCGCGGTGACCCTCGAGCACTTCGGGCACCCGGCGCCGACCTACGCCGAGCTCGTGCACTGGATCGGCCCGCCCATGTTCGAGTCCTTCCAGACGAACGTCGGCATGACGCCCGAGCAGTCCACCGAGGCGGTGGCGTTCTACCGCACCCTGGGCAAGGCGGACGGATACACCACCGGCGCCCGCCTCTACCCCGGCATCGCCGAGCTCATCGCCGACCTCGCCGCCGCCGGCGTGCCCCAGGGCACGGCGAGTTCCAAGCCCGAGATCCAGGTGCGCGCGCTCATGGACCACTTCGCGCTCGCCCCGTACTTCGCCTCCATCACCGGGGCCACCTCCGACGAGCGCACGCTCGCCACGAAGGCCGACATCATCGCGGAGTCGCTGCGGCGACTGCGCGTCGCTGGCGTGGACACCAGCCGTCCGGTGCTCATCGGGGACCGCCACCACGACGTCGACGGCGGGGCGGTGCACGACGTGCCGGTCATCTTCGTGCGCTGGGGGTTCAGCTGGCCCCATGAGTCCGAGGGGGCGACCGCCGTGGTCGACTCGGTGGAGGAGCTGCGCTCCCTCCTGCTCGTGGAGGATGCGGGATGA
- a CDS encoding MFS transporter, whose translation MEAQLTRTQLVRWRAAIFAIFTASGLSIATWASRVPAIRSDLGIENSDIGLMLLGMGVASILGLSASGVVIARFGTRQGMLGAMVIFAVGVALIGVGTNLASSVPLVVIGLALFGFGNGAVDVMMNVEGAAIETQSGRTLLPLFHAFFSLGTVVGAGLGAVAAALRVDVFAHAVAVAVVILIVAVVAYANVPPREGAGDPATNAADQPGWRQRLAVSLTAWREPRTYALGVVMLGMAFAEGGANDWLALGVSEDHSGGPALGAAALMVFSVAMTVVRVLGGPLVDRFGRVATLRVLSGFAAVGILLFILAPNLPLVFVGAALWGVGASLGFPLGMSAAADDPAKAASRVSAAATIGYVAFLCGPPVLGFVSDHIGLLNTLYVLVVLVVASGFASQSARPLAGAKVGAGHRPDHG comes from the coding sequence GTGGAAGCCCAGCTCACTCGAACGCAACTGGTGCGCTGGCGCGCCGCCATCTTCGCGATCTTCACCGCCAGTGGATTGAGCATCGCCACGTGGGCGTCGCGGGTCCCGGCCATCCGCAGCGACCTCGGCATCGAGAACAGCGACATCGGGCTCATGCTGCTCGGCATGGGCGTCGCCTCGATCCTGGGCCTGTCCGCGTCCGGGGTCGTCATCGCCCGCTTCGGCACCCGGCAGGGCATGCTCGGCGCCATGGTCATCTTCGCCGTCGGCGTGGCGCTGATCGGGGTGGGCACCAATCTCGCCTCGTCCGTGCCGCTCGTGGTGATCGGACTGGCACTGTTCGGCTTCGGCAACGGGGCGGTCGACGTCATGATGAACGTCGAGGGCGCGGCGATCGAGACCCAGTCGGGCAGGACCCTCCTCCCCCTCTTCCACGCGTTCTTCAGTCTCGGCACCGTCGTCGGTGCCGGCCTGGGTGCGGTCGCCGCGGCGCTGCGCGTCGACGTGTTCGCGCACGCCGTCGCCGTGGCCGTCGTCATCCTCATCGTCGCCGTGGTCGCCTACGCCAACGTGCCGCCGCGTGAAGGTGCCGGCGATCCCGCGACCAACGCCGCCGACCAGCCCGGCTGGCGGCAGCGCCTGGCCGTCTCCCTCACCGCGTGGCGCGAGCCGCGCACGTACGCGCTCGGTGTCGTCATGCTCGGCATGGCCTTCGCCGAGGGCGGCGCCAACGACTGGCTCGCGCTCGGCGTCAGCGAGGACCACTCCGGCGGCCCCGCCCTGGGCGCGGCCGCGCTCATGGTGTTCTCCGTCGCCATGACGGTCGTGCGCGTGCTGGGCGGTCCGCTGGTGGACCGTTTCGGACGCGTCGCCACGCTGCGGGTGCTCTCGGGGTTCGCGGCCGTCGGCATTCTGCTGTTCATCCTGGCGCCGAACCTGCCGCTGGTGTTCGTGGGGGCGGCGCTCTGGGGCGTGGGCGCGTCGCTCGGCTTCCCGCTGGGCATGTCGGCCGCCGCCGACGATCCCGCCAAGGCCGCATCGCGGGTGAGCGCTGCCGCCACCATCGGCTACGTCGCTTTCCTCTGCGGCCCGCCGGTGCTCGGCTTCGTCAGCGACCACATCGGACTGCTCAACACCCTCTACGTGCTGGTGGTGCTCGTCGTGGCATCCGGCTTCGCCTCGCAGTCCGCCCGACCCCTCGCCGGCGCCAAGGTCGGGGCGGGCCACCGTCCGGACCACGGTTAG
- a CDS encoding Na+/H+ antiporter subunit A, translating to MLMILGAFAILPLTLPWLVSRIGARAFYVAAALPVIAFVHTLTLTPAVLSGDHPFETFSWIPALDIAISMRMDTLGWVMALIVTGVGALVMAYCRWYFDGKRDGVGQFCAVLLAFAGAMYGLVLTDDIVLLVMLWEVTSVLSYLLIGFYHRRGASRRAAMQALLVTTLGGLVMLIGVVLLVVHTGTTSLSGILELAPTGPVVDAALVLILVGALSKSAIFPFHFWLPGAMAAPTPVSAYLHAAAMVKAGIYLIARLAPVFALEAPWRPIVVGLGVLTMLIGGLQALRESDLKRVLAFGTVSQLGMLTAVLGYGTRDAALAGLALLISHALFKSSLFLVVGVIDRQLSTRDISELSGVGRQAPTLAVFTIIAVASMVGVIPTIGFVAKEAALTAFLNEGADGQLWAVVGLVGLVLGSVLTAAYGIRFIWGAFWTKKDAAGQPMPRTEWPDPPIGFLGAPVVLAGLTLVAGFAAPLVDGVVSTYADTAPVASPGVAAPDHVYHLALWHGFEPALWLSLGSIAVGAALFWLVKRVGAPRRLLPFTAAGVYNLVLRGIARLAVITVSITQRGSLPLYVGTIFVVFVAAEGTALLASPEWTANLDAWQSPAQLIVAPIMIIAGIVAVRARKRYTGVVLVSVTGLGMVVLFATSGAPDLALTQVLVETVTLVTFALVLRRIPARLGEHNASVLPVARAVLAVAVGLTMAMVAVVATGARIHEPVSTAFPELAYELGHGKNVVNVALVDLRGWDTMGELSVLILAATGVASLVFVTHRADTLSRAVSPLPNLSTRTRRPLVDTDEGPRPQTADNRGAPRTWLVGGQRVRPENRSIMLEVIVRILFHTIMLVSIYLLFAGHNLPGGGFAGGLVAGMGLVMRYVAGGRYELGAAAPTDAGRLLGVGMALAVGTAVVPLLFGEAPLTSTFWEANLPVIGHVEFVTSTIFDVGVYLVVIGLVLDVLRSLGAEVDRQTQELRDKGVTASWMSH from the coding sequence ATGCTGATGATCCTCGGCGCGTTCGCGATCCTTCCGCTCACGCTGCCGTGGCTGGTCAGCCGCATCGGTGCCCGCGCCTTCTACGTCGCCGCCGCGCTGCCGGTGATCGCGTTCGTCCACACGCTGACGCTGACACCCGCCGTGCTGTCGGGTGACCACCCGTTCGAGACGTTCTCGTGGATCCCGGCCCTCGACATCGCCATCTCGATGCGCATGGACACGCTCGGCTGGGTCATGGCGCTGATCGTCACGGGCGTCGGCGCCCTCGTGATGGCCTACTGCCGTTGGTACTTCGACGGCAAGCGCGACGGCGTGGGCCAGTTCTGCGCCGTGCTGCTGGCCTTCGCCGGCGCCATGTACGGCCTGGTCCTCACCGACGACATCGTCCTGCTCGTCATGCTCTGGGAAGTCACGAGCGTGCTGTCGTACCTGCTCATCGGGTTCTACCACCGCCGCGGGGCGAGCCGCCGCGCCGCCATGCAGGCGCTGCTGGTCACCACTCTCGGCGGTCTCGTGATGCTGATCGGCGTGGTGCTGCTCGTGGTGCACACCGGCACGACGAGCCTCTCCGGCATTTTGGAGCTCGCTCCCACCGGCCCCGTGGTCGATGCCGCGCTGGTGCTCATCCTCGTCGGGGCGCTGAGCAAGTCGGCCATCTTCCCCTTCCACTTCTGGCTTCCCGGCGCCATGGCGGCGCCCACGCCGGTGAGCGCTTACCTGCACGCCGCGGCCATGGTCAAGGCCGGCATCTACCTCATCGCCCGCCTGGCGCCGGTGTTCGCGCTGGAGGCGCCGTGGCGGCCCATCGTCGTAGGCCTGGGTGTTCTCACCATGCTCATCGGCGGGCTGCAGGCGCTGCGGGAATCGGACCTCAAGCGCGTCCTCGCCTTCGGCACGGTGAGCCAGCTCGGCATGCTCACCGCGGTGCTGGGGTACGGCACGCGCGACGCCGCGCTGGCGGGCCTGGCGTTGCTGATCAGCCACGCCCTGTTCAAGTCATCGCTCTTCCTCGTCGTGGGTGTCATCGACCGCCAGCTCTCCACGCGAGACATCTCCGAGCTGTCGGGGGTCGGACGCCAGGCCCCCACCCTCGCGGTGTTCACGATCATCGCGGTGGCCTCGATGGTCGGTGTCATCCCCACCATCGGGTTCGTGGCCAAGGAGGCGGCCCTCACGGCGTTCCTGAACGAAGGAGCCGACGGACAGCTCTGGGCGGTGGTCGGTCTCGTCGGCCTCGTGCTCGGCTCCGTGCTCACGGCGGCATATGGCATCCGCTTCATCTGGGGTGCGTTCTGGACGAAGAAGGATGCCGCCGGGCAACCCATGCCGCGAACGGAATGGCCCGATCCGCCCATCGGGTTCCTGGGCGCGCCCGTGGTGCTCGCAGGTCTCACGCTGGTGGCCGGCTTCGCGGCCCCGTTGGTCGACGGTGTGGTGTCGACGTACGCCGACACCGCGCCGGTGGCGAGCCCTGGCGTCGCGGCCCCGGATCACGTCTACCATCTCGCGCTCTGGCACGGGTTCGAGCCCGCCCTGTGGCTCTCGCTGGGCTCGATCGCAGTGGGAGCGGCCCTCTTCTGGCTGGTCAAGCGGGTGGGCGCTCCGCGCCGGCTGCTGCCGTTCACCGCCGCCGGCGTCTACAACCTGGTGCTGCGCGGCATCGCGCGACTGGCCGTCATCACCGTGTCGATCACCCAGCGGGGGTCGCTGCCCCTGTACGTCGGCACGATCTTCGTCGTCTTCGTCGCGGCGGAGGGCACAGCGCTGCTGGCCTCGCCCGAGTGGACGGCGAACCTCGACGCTTGGCAGTCGCCGGCACAGCTGATCGTCGCGCCGATCATGATCATCGCCGGGATCGTCGCGGTCCGCGCCCGCAAGCGGTACACCGGCGTGGTGCTCGTCTCGGTGACAGGGCTCGGCATGGTCGTGCTCTTCGCCACGAGCGGCGCTCCCGACCTCGCTCTGACGCAGGTGCTCGTCGAGACGGTCACGCTCGTCACCTTCGCCCTGGTGCTGCGCCGCATCCCGGCGCGCCTGGGTGAGCACAACGCGTCCGTGCTGCCGGTGGCCCGCGCGGTGCTCGCCGTCGCGGTCGGCCTCACGATGGCGATGGTCGCCGTCGTCGCTACCGGCGCCCGTATCCACGAGCCGGTGTCGACGGCGTTCCCCGAGCTGGCGTACGAGCTGGGCCACGGCAAGAACGTGGTGAACGTGGCGCTGGTGGACCTGCGCGGCTGGGACACGATGGGGGAGCTGTCGGTGCTGATCCTCGCCGCCACCGGAGTGGCATCCCTCGTCTTCGTCACCCATCGCGCCGACACGCTCTCCCGCGCTGTCTCGCCGCTGCCGAACCTCTCGACCCGCACGCGCCGTCCGCTCGTCGACACCGACGAGGGCCCGCGCCCCCAGACGGCCGACAACCGCGGCGCCCCCCGCACCTGGCTGGTCGGCGGTCAGCGGGTCAGGCCCGAGAACCGCTCGATCATGCTCGAGGTGATCGTGCGCATCCTGTTCCACACGATCATGCTCGTGTCGATCTACCTGCTCTTCGCCGGCCACAACCTTCCCGGCGGCGGCTTCGCCGGCGGCCTCGTCGCCGGCATGGGCCTCGTCATGCGCTACGTCGCAGGCGGGCGCTACGAGCTCGGCGCCGCCGCCCCCACCGACGCCGGGCGACTGCTGGGCGTGGGGATGGCGCTCGCCGTCGGTACGGCCGTCGTGCCGCTGCTGTTCGGCGAGGCGCCGCTGACGAGCACGTTCTGGGAAGCGAATCTGCCCGTGATCGGACACGTCGAGTTCGTCACCTCGACGATCTTCGACGTCGGCGTGTACCTCGTGGTGATCGGGCTCGTCCTCGACGTGCTGCGCAGCCTCGGGGCCGAGGTCGACCGACAGACGCAGGAACTGCGCGACAAGGGGGTGACCGCTTCGTGGATGTCTCACTGA
- a CDS encoding GNAT family N-acetyltransferase — protein sequence MPHLELRPLLDDDLDAMYEMLIREPAAAAALPGVTVEDPLDRSVFDASIAAERASDDIDSFAVTENGAFVGTAGTFTFKDDREVVFWIARAARGRGLATQALRMLVSREPIRPLYARVAADNAAAIAVLQRIGFAEVSREPAAPAARHTGELLYALLPVLDGI from the coding sequence ATGCCACACCTGGAGCTTCGCCCCCTGCTAGACGACGACCTCGACGCGATGTACGAGATGCTCATCCGGGAACCCGCCGCTGCCGCCGCTCTTCCGGGGGTCACGGTGGAGGACCCCCTGGATCGGTCGGTGTTCGATGCCTCGATCGCCGCCGAACGCGCCTCGGACGACATCGACTCCTTCGCCGTCACCGAGAACGGCGCCTTCGTGGGCACTGCCGGGACCTTCACCTTCAAGGACGACCGCGAGGTGGTGTTCTGGATCGCCCGGGCCGCGCGGGGAAGAGGGCTGGCGACCCAGGCACTGCGGATGCTGGTCTCCCGTGAGCCGATCCGGCCGCTGTACGCGCGGGTCGCGGCCGACAACGCCGCCGCCATCGCCGTGCTCCAGCGCATCGGCTTCGCCGAGGTCTCGCGCGAGCCCGCAGCGCCCGCGGCCCGGCATACGGGTGAGCTCCTCTACGCCCTGCTCCCCGTGCTCGACGGCATCTGA
- the nucS gene encoding endonuclease NucS yields the protein MRLVIARCSVDYAGRLNAHLPTATRLLVHKGDGSLLVHSDGGSYKPLNWMSPPCTLSVETPDVAGEEEEQVVEQWRVIHAKSGDSLVVRIYEVLHDSSHELGIDPGLVKDGVEADLQRLLAEQVGVIGEGLTLVRREFPTAIGPVDLLLRDPAGGTIAVEVKRRGDIDGVEQLTRYLELLGRDPHLAPVTGVFAAQEIKPQARVLAADRGIRCVTLDYDEMKGIDSGAPRLF from the coding sequence GTGCGTCTGGTTATCGCCCGCTGCTCCGTGGATTACGCGGGGCGCCTCAACGCCCATCTGCCCACCGCCACGCGCCTGCTCGTCCACAAGGGGGACGGCAGCCTGCTCGTGCACTCCGACGGCGGCTCGTACAAGCCGCTGAACTGGATGAGCCCGCCCTGCACCCTCAGCGTCGAGACGCCCGACGTCGCCGGTGAGGAAGAGGAGCAGGTCGTCGAGCAGTGGCGCGTCATCCACGCCAAGTCGGGGGATTCCCTGGTGGTGCGCATCTACGAGGTGCTGCACGACTCGTCGCACGAGCTGGGCATCGACCCGGGCCTGGTCAAGGACGGCGTCGAAGCCGACCTGCAGCGACTGCTCGCCGAGCAGGTCGGGGTGATCGGCGAAGGACTGACCCTCGTGCGGCGCGAGTTCCCGACCGCCATCGGGCCGGTCGACCTGCTGCTGCGTGACCCTGCCGGCGGCACGATCGCCGTCGAGGTGAAGCGTCGCGGCGACATCGACGGCGTCGAGCAGCTCACCCGCTACCTCGAGCTGCTCGGGCGCGACCCGCATCTCGCGCCCGTGACCGGCGTGTTCGCCGCGCAGGAGATCAAGCCGCAGGCGCGGGTGCTCGCCGCCGACCGTGGCATCCGCTGCGTGACGCTGGACTACGACGAGATGAAGGGCATCGACTCCGGTGCCCCCCGCCTCTTCTGA
- a CDS encoding cold-shock protein, with product MATQGTVKWFNSEKGFGFIAPDEGGADVFAHYTAIEASGYRSLEENQRVEFEVAQGPKGLQAENIRPI from the coding sequence ATGGCTACGCAGGGCACCGTCAAGTGGTTCAACTCCGAAAAGGGCTTCGGCTTCATCGCACCGGATGAGGGCGGCGCCGACGTCTTCGCTCACTACACCGCGATCGAGGCGAGCGGCTACCGCTCGCTCGAGGAGAACCAGCGGGTCGAGTTCGAGGTCGCACAGGGCCCCAAGGGCCTGCAGGCGGAGAACATCCGCCCCATCTGA
- a CDS encoding LacI family DNA-binding transcriptional regulator: MSTRRATIADVARTAGVSPSTASVVFSGKTAVSDATRERVLQAASDLGYTGPDPRAASLRRGRSGIVGVLFQGHLGAAFVDPVVRAMMDGLADAVAPMDAGLLLLRHDADGTTGGASLTNAPIDAAVLVGWTSVIAESLQTLRARGIPVVVVEGDAGPDVPRVILDNREAQRALASHVRSLGHTDVALLTLPTDIRRRPGWLDADGDIGVDVTRHRLEGAREVYPDAPAYAAAGSSIDEGAAAGRAILADPQGRPTAVLAQSDLLAAGVLRAAEELGLRVPDDLSVTGFDGIAVDGLAPFDLTTMVQPAMEKGRAAGEAVVAMLEGNEAPSVCFSSVYREGNTTAPMTR; encoded by the coding sequence ATGAGCACGCGCCGCGCAACGATCGCCGACGTCGCCCGCACCGCCGGGGTGTCACCGTCGACCGCCTCGGTGGTGTTCAGCGGCAAGACCGCCGTCTCGGATGCCACGCGTGAGCGCGTGCTGCAAGCGGCATCGGACCTGGGCTACACCGGTCCCGACCCACGCGCCGCGTCCCTCCGCCGCGGCCGCTCCGGCATCGTCGGCGTGCTGTTCCAGGGGCACCTCGGCGCCGCGTTCGTCGACCCGGTCGTGCGCGCGATGATGGACGGCCTCGCCGACGCGGTGGCGCCGATGGATGCCGGGCTCCTGCTGCTGCGCCACGATGCGGACGGGACCACGGGGGGCGCCTCGCTGACGAACGCCCCCATCGACGCCGCCGTGCTGGTCGGATGGACCTCGGTGATCGCGGAGTCCCTGCAGACGCTGCGCGCGCGCGGCATCCCCGTCGTCGTCGTCGAGGGTGACGCCGGGCCGGACGTGCCGCGGGTGATCCTGGACAACCGCGAGGCCCAGCGGGCCCTGGCCAGCCACGTCCGCTCGCTCGGGCACACTGACGTCGCGCTGCTCACGCTGCCCACCGACATCCGCCGCCGCCCGGGATGGCTGGATGCCGACGGCGACATCGGGGTGGATGTCACGCGCCACCGTCTGGAGGGTGCACGCGAGGTGTACCCCGACGCCCCCGCCTACGCCGCGGCCGGCAGCTCGATCGACGAGGGAGCGGCTGCGGGGCGCGCGATCCTCGCCGACCCGCAGGGGCGCCCGACGGCGGTGCTCGCCCAGAGCGATCTGCTCGCCGCGGGCGTGCTTCGCGCCGCCGAGGAGCTCGGATTGCGGGTACCCGACGACCTCAGCGTGACCGGCTTCGACGGCATCGCAGTCGATGGCCTGGCGCCTTTCGACCTCACGACGATGGTGCAGCCGGCGATGGAGAAGGGGCGCGCCGCGGGTGAGGCGGTCGTGGCCATGCTCGAGGGGAACGAAGCCCCGTCGGTGTGCTTCAGCAGCGTGTACCGCGAGGGGAATACGACAGCTCCGATGACGCGGTAG
- a CDS encoding Na(+)/H(+) antiporter subunit C, with amino-acid sequence MDVSLTLIVIMAVLFAAGVYAMLERSLTRVLIGFLLLGNAANLFLLIVMGQPAAAPFFGAADPDQMSDPLPQALTLTAIVITFAVSAFLLALIYRSWQLGQADTVEDDAEDVAVRERSAVDEDSMDDEVSDLDDDATTDFVGVQTAPITVLHAKDVPGLRDDAPTDRPHRGDDR; translated from the coding sequence GTGGATGTCTCACTGACCCTGATCGTCATCATGGCGGTGCTCTTCGCCGCCGGCGTCTACGCGATGCTCGAGCGCAGCCTCACCCGCGTGCTCATCGGCTTCCTGCTGCTCGGGAACGCCGCGAACCTGTTCCTGCTGATCGTCATGGGACAGCCCGCGGCGGCTCCTTTCTTCGGCGCGGCGGATCCCGACCAGATGAGCGACCCGCTGCCGCAGGCACTCACGCTCACGGCGATCGTCATCACGTTCGCGGTGTCGGCGTTCCTGCTCGCCCTCATCTACCGGTCGTGGCAGCTCGGTCAGGCCGACACCGTCGAGGACGACGCCGAAGACGTCGCCGTGCGCGAGCGCAGCGCCGTCGACGAGGACTCGATGGACGACGAGGTCAGCGACCTCGACGACGACGCGACGACGGACTTCGTCGGCGTCCAGACCGCACCCATCACGGTGCTGCACGCGAAGGACGTCCCCGGCTTGCGCGACGACGCCCCCACCGACCGCCCGCACCGCGGAGACGACCGATGA
- a CDS encoding DUF2156 domain-containing protein has translation MIEGSPSRRRPLVRLAARIPVTLVLVGIVLVCGVASRGLWHPLSSSPLWDQVAYGLPAIVDGRWWTPLTGTFFSDPPWLYIVVISGFAGVAYLEYHRGSRVALGWFTAGQLVGVLCMLGFVALISQLSWPWAVAMAHSLDVGPSGGTMACIAASATAMSSPWRERVWFTVLGACAVLLLFWGTPADIVHAFAVLLVLAVQRPLPAPRSTLRERRLSGFLAALAIATAQVLVFLSPTSGPFGRSAAGSAPLVNLVVDVLVIVLIARGLRRGRRWAWLVAVVLAAANIAWAGVVAVGLQIPSLPRDLFGGDPTPTLGEAGLWAIFLGYLVWARAAFRAARRSAIGSSAEPTAADAAALLHAHGGGTLSWMTTWKHMSYLRTETGIVAYQRHAGVAIALADPLGPPDGRAHSVNEFIAASERAGLVPCLFGVGEETRQAAPSTWRSLVIADDTIVDLPGLNFRGNAWKPVRTSLNRAEREGMTFRLTRLIDEPWGVQAQLRVISQSWVGGKELPEMGFTLGTLEEARDPEVRLALAVSPQGDVDGFLSWLPVYGEDGSIDGWTLDLMRRREAGFVPVMEYLIGSSALQFAAEGARIMSLSGAPLTHQYPPDAGVIAALSERLAETLEPVYGFRSLHRFKGKFHPRYETLYLLFRDGTDLPRIGAGLVRAFLPDASLRQFADAGLELVHRDGE, from the coding sequence ATGATCGAGGGCAGCCCGTCACGCCGGCGTCCGCTGGTGCGCCTGGCCGCCCGCATCCCCGTGACCCTCGTGCTGGTCGGCATCGTGCTCGTCTGCGGGGTGGCCTCGCGAGGGCTCTGGCATCCGCTGTCCTCCTCACCCCTGTGGGACCAGGTCGCCTACGGTCTTCCCGCGATCGTGGACGGCCGGTGGTGGACGCCGTTGACGGGCACCTTCTTCAGCGACCCGCCGTGGCTCTACATCGTGGTGATCTCCGGCTTCGCCGGGGTCGCCTACCTCGAGTACCACCGCGGGTCGCGGGTGGCGCTGGGCTGGTTCACCGCGGGTCAGCTGGTGGGCGTGCTGTGCATGCTGGGGTTCGTCGCCCTCATCTCGCAGCTGTCGTGGCCGTGGGCCGTCGCGATGGCCCACTCACTCGATGTCGGCCCATCGGGGGGCACCATGGCCTGCATCGCGGCATCGGCGACCGCGATGAGCTCCCCCTGGCGAGAGCGGGTGTGGTTCACGGTGCTCGGCGCCTGCGCCGTGCTGCTGCTGTTCTGGGGGACACCCGCCGACATCGTGCACGCGTTCGCGGTGCTGTTGGTGCTCGCGGTGCAGCGCCCCCTGCCGGCACCGCGCTCGACGTTGCGCGAGCGACGCTTGTCGGGCTTCCTGGCCGCCCTCGCGATCGCCACCGCGCAGGTGCTCGTCTTCCTCTCCCCCACCAGCGGCCCGTTCGGAAGAAGTGCCGCCGGCTCCGCCCCGCTGGTCAACCTGGTCGTCGATGTGCTGGTGATCGTGCTCATCGCGCGGGGCCTGCGGCGAGGCCGTCGCTGGGCGTGGCTGGTGGCCGTGGTGCTCGCCGCGGCGAACATCGCCTGGGCCGGCGTGGTCGCGGTGGGACTGCAGATTCCGAGTCTTCCGCGAGACCTCTTCGGCGGAGACCCGACGCCCACCCTGGGCGAAGCCGGTCTGTGGGCGATCTTCCTGGGGTACCTCGTGTGGGCACGGGCCGCCTTCCGCGCCGCCCGGCGCTCAGCGATCGGGTCGTCCGCCGAACCCACCGCCGCCGACGCGGCGGCGCTGCTGCACGCACACGGCGGCGGCACGCTGTCGTGGATGACGACATGGAAGCACATGTCCTACCTGCGCACCGAGACCGGGATCGTGGCCTACCAGCGCCATGCGGGGGTGGCGATCGCGCTGGCAGACCCCCTCGGTCCCCCGGACGGGCGCGCGCACTCGGTGAACGAGTTCATCGCGGCATCCGAGCGCGCCGGCCTCGTGCCGTGCCTGTTCGGCGTCGGGGAGGAGACCCGCCAGGCCGCGCCCTCGACGTGGCGCAGCCTGGTGATCGCCGATGACACGATCGTCGACCTGCCGGGCCTGAACTTCCGCGGCAACGCGTGGAAGCCGGTGCGCACTTCACTCAACCGCGCGGAACGGGAGGGCATGACCTTTCGCCTCACCCGCCTGATCGATGAGCCGTGGGGCGTGCAGGCGCAGCTGCGGGTCATCTCGCAGAGCTGGGTGGGCGGCAAGGAGCTGCCCGAGATGGGGTTCACGCTCGGCACGCTGGAGGAGGCGCGCGATCCCGAAGTGCGACTGGCGCTGGCGGTGTCGCCGCAGGGAGACGTCGACGGATTCCTGTCGTGGCTGCCGGTCTACGGCGAAGACGGCAGCATCGACGGCTGGACATTGGACCTCATGCGGCGCCGCGAAGCCGGCTTCGTGCCGGTGATGGAGTACCTCATCGGCTCGAGCGCATTGCAGTTCGCCGCCGAAGGCGCCCGGATCATGTCGCTCTCGGGCGCGCCGCTCACCCACCAGTACCCACCCGATGCCGGCGTCATCGCGGCGCTCAGCGAGCGGCTGGCCGAGACACTCGAGCCGGTCTACGGGTTCCGCTCGCTGCACCGGTTCAAGGGGAAGTTCCACCCGCGCTACGAGACGCTCTACCTGCTGTTCCGCGACGGAACCGACCTGCCGCGGATCGGCGCAGGACTCGTCCGGGCGTTTCTCCCGGACGCGTCACTGCGACAGTTCGCCGACGCGGGCTTGGAGCTGGTGCACCGCGACGGCGAATGA